A region from the Diadema setosum chromosome 17, eeDiaSeto1, whole genome shotgun sequence genome encodes:
- the LOC140241017 gene encoding probable flavin-containing monoamine oxidase A — MSTKVDTMTMANGSVCGTYTTPIDTYNINRYVTVSYTKMKRPNSAKPYKIEVITGDDDETKSRGSIDSFDQYFDRPIANGVEMHDEDFISPVDAGAQMSAPPTSLSNHLGNGYPEPEPPLDVVVVGAGLSGLTAAYALKKKHPNLKLVVLEANSHVGGRTLSPMMNTATGTRRFDLGDQWVSTEQRTILELLDELELETYPEHKEGKNILIYPDGSREEYSGNIYPINPFRRLDISSFVSRIESMREDMSKKDPTDLSESLKWDAITLEQFKQEHIWTDAARQVFDALVAMTFGVTPREMSLLFFCHVLNSVGGWRVMFGEDDEFPSSRQLKIKGGAQQLCERLATGIDRANLRLDDPVLLIDQTDKQLVVVSTDSGCQYRARRVLVATSVAHSVRIMHKPDPPLKRQALASLMPAGFCIKYVVTYEKAFWRKNGKSGLVLKLVDEEKAFDDDEEDLIAYEFVFDACAPNRNPQAKAAENPALMGVIFSEELRLLTPAERERRILKKLADVFGKDALSNIDYGEMDWGVERYTSGYPFSVMAPGALIYHSKALKKPFGRIHYCGTEMASAWYGFMEGSVKSGKRAAHEIAKDLRLKSRETPSVS; from the exons GAGGTGATCACGGGTGATGATGACGAAACAAAGTCTCGAGGCAGCATAGACTCATTTGACCAGTACTTTGACCGGCCCATCGCCAACGGCGTCGAAATGCACGATGAGGACTTTATCTCCCCGGTCGACGCCGGGGCACAGATGTCCGCTCCACCGACCTCGCTGTCCAATCACCTCGGCAACGGCTACCCAGAGCCCGAACCACCGCTCGATGTGGTGGTCGTAGGGGCGGGCTTATCGGGTCTGACGGCGGCATACGCGCTGAAGAAGAAGCACCCAAATCTAAAGCTGGTAGTGCTCGAGGCAAACT CCCACGTTGGCGGACGCACGCTGTCTCCCATGATGAACACAGCTACTGGAACTCGGCGGTTTGACCTCGGTGATCAGTGGGTCAGCAC aGAACAGAGGACAATCCTGGAGCTGTTGGACGAGCTGGAGCTGGAGACGTACCCGGAGCACAAGGAGGGCAAGAACATCTTGATATACCCCGATGGCAGCAGGGAGGAGTACTCCGGAAACATCTATCCCATCAACCCATTCCGACGACTGGACATCAGCTCCTTCGTGTCTCGG ATTGAAAGCATGCGGGAGGATATGTCGAAGAAGGACCCTACTGACTTGAGTGAGTCCCTCAAATGGGACGCCATCACCCTGGAGCAATTCAAACAGGAGCACATTTGGACGGATG CTGCTCGACAGGTGTTCGACGCACTGGTGGCCATGACCTTCGGGGTCACTCCCCGTGAGATGTCCCTGCTCTTCTTCTGTCATGTTCTCAACAGTGTCGGAGGATGGAGGGTCATGTTTGGGGAGGATGACGAGTTCCCGTCGTCAAGGCAACTGAAAATCAAG GGTGGAGCACAGCAGTTGTGCGAGAGGCTGGCCACGGGCATCGACCGGGCAAATCTTCGCCTGGACGACCCCGTGCTGCTCATCGACCAGACCGACAAGCAACTCGTGGTCGTCAGCACCGACAGCGGATGTCAGTATAGGGCCAGACGGGTGCTCGTGGCGACTTCCGTCGCGCATTCAG TTCGCATCATGCACAAACCAGACCCTCCGCTGAAGAGACAGGCACTCGCCAGCCTGATGCCGGCTGGCTTCTGCATCAAGTATGTCGTCACGTACGAGAAG GCATTTTGGCGGAAGAACGGCAAAAGTGGTCTGGTGCTGAAGCTCGTCGACGAGGAGAAGGCTTTCGACGACGACGAGGAAGACCTCATCGCCTACGAGTTCGTCTTTGATGCCTGCGCACCGAACAGGAACCCCCAGGCAAAGGCGGCGGAAAACCCCGCTCTCATGGGTGTAATATTCTCGGAGGAACTCAGACTCCTAACA CcggcagaaagagaaagaagaattcTAAAGAAATTGGCTGATGTGTTTGGAAAGGATGCACTGAGCAACATCGACTATGGTGAAATG GACTGGGGTGTTGAGAGGTACACAAGCGGTTACCCGTTCAGCGTCATGGCGCCGGGTGCTCTGATCTACCACAGCAAGGCGTTGAAGAAACCATTCGGGAG AATTCACTACTGCGGGACGGAGATGGCTTCTGCGTGGTACGGCTTCATGGAAGGCTCGGTGAAATCCGGAAAGCGCGCCGCACACGAGATTGCCAAGGACCTCAGGCTCAAGAGCAGAGAAACGCCAAGCGTGTCCTAA